The following are encoded in a window of Lactobacillus intestinalis genomic DNA:
- a CDS encoding hydroxymethylglutaryl-CoA synthase, which produces MRIGIDQIGFYTPNKYVDMVDLAHARGEDPNKFLIGIGQRQMSVADKTQDAVSMGINATLRYLDQIDKDKVGLLIFGTESSVDQSKSASLFVKSALHLRPEVRTFEVKEACFGLTAALMTARDFVRVHPDQTAIVIGSDIARYGVKTPGEVTQGAGSISLLVKSEPRILSLNDGHSAYSEDINDFWRPNDSAVAKVDGKYSTQVYLDFFKKTFDAYKEQKDWSTRDFSALIYHLPFTKQGLKANRLAIEDQDDVTKDRLSETFEASKQLSMRVGNIYTASLYMSLLSLLENYDLEPNSLIGLFSYGSGAMAEFFSGNVVDGYKEWINPKGDAALLDDRQRLTVEEYEKVFTEALEPVANNREFTSDERQGVWYFAGVKNDIRQYRQV; this is translated from the coding sequence ATGCGAATTGGTATTGATCAGATAGGTTTTTATACTCCTAATAAATATGTGGACATGGTAGATTTAGCTCATGCGAGAGGGGAAGATCCTAATAAGTTTTTAATTGGGATTGGTCAAAGACAAATGAGTGTAGCTGACAAGACTCAAGATGCTGTATCGATGGGGATTAATGCCACTTTAAGATATTTAGATCAAATTGACAAAGATAAGGTTGGCTTGTTAATTTTTGGTACTGAAAGTAGTGTGGACCAATCTAAGTCAGCTTCCTTGTTCGTGAAGTCTGCCTTGCATTTACGTCCAGAAGTTAGAACTTTTGAAGTAAAGGAAGCTTGTTTTGGTTTAACGGCAGCTTTAATGACTGCCCGTGATTTCGTCAGGGTACATCCCGATCAAACTGCGATTGTTATTGGGAGTGATATTGCTCGATATGGTGTTAAAACGCCAGGTGAAGTTACCCAAGGTGCGGGAAGCATTAGTTTATTAGTAAAGAGTGAACCGAGGATTTTATCCTTAAATGATGGCCACAGTGCATACAGTGAGGATATTAATGACTTTTGGCGTCCTAACGATTCTGCAGTTGCTAAAGTTGATGGTAAGTATTCAACTCAAGTTTATTTAGACTTCTTCAAAAAGACCTTTGATGCTTATAAAGAGCAAAAAGACTGGAGTACCCGTGACTTTAGTGCTTTGATTTATCATTTGCCATTTACTAAGCAAGGATTAAAAGCTAATCGCCTTGCAATTGAAGATCAAGATGATGTGACTAAGGATCGTTTAAGTGAAACTTTTGAAGCTTCTAAGCAATTAAGTATGCGAGTAGGGAATATTTACACTGCATCTTTATACATGAGCTTGTTAAGCTTGCTTGAAAACTATGATCTTGAGCCTAATTCTTTAATTGGACTATTTTCTTATGGTTCAGGTGCGATGGCGGAATTTTTCTCAGGAAATGTTGTTGATGGTTATAAAGAATGGATTAACCCTAAGGGGGATGCAGCTTTGCTTGATGATCGTCAGAGATTAACAGTTGAAGAATACGAAAAGGTATTTACCGAAGCCCTAGAGCCAGTAGCTAATAATCGAGAATTTACTAGTGATGAACGTCAAGGTGTTTGGTATTTTGCTGGTGTGAAAAATGATATCCGTCAATATCGTCAAGTTTAA
- a CDS encoding L,D-transpeptidase, with amino-acid sequence MKKYIIATIVGLLCIVGLAKVCSPASSTTQDNQAQKNKVEHKKSKPKKTKSQAELARPYKDPKDLRKAGSWKSRSEKKKYPDISDPKKVVLRVSLKGNRVYVLKNGKVAYTMLSTAGVYKHGKSATPTGTYRIQEGRGESFFNQGLNEGANNWVSWDPEDANVYLFHSVPTMALGDYNLKEAKKLGRTQGSHGCIRLSVPDSRWLMEHAQPGTKVIIKDK; translated from the coding sequence ATGAAAAAATATATTATTGCGACAATAGTGGGACTTTTATGCATTGTGGGACTTGCAAAAGTTTGTTCCCCTGCTTCCAGTACCACACAGGATAATCAAGCACAAAAGAATAAAGTAGAACATAAAAAATCAAAACCTAAAAAGACGAAATCTCAAGCTGAATTAGCACGTCCATATAAGGATCCAAAAGATTTAAGAAAAGCAGGTAGCTGGAAATCACGCAGTGAAAAGAAAAAGTATCCGGATATTAGCGATCCAAAAAAAGTTGTTTTGCGTGTTTCGCTTAAAGGCAACCGTGTTTATGTTTTGAAAAATGGTAAGGTAGCTTATACCATGCTTTCAACTGCTGGAGTTTATAAACATGGTAAATCAGCCACTCCTACTGGTACTTATCGTATTCAAGAAGGACGGGGAGAAAGCTTTTTTAACCAAGGTTTAAATGAGGGTGCCAATAATTGGGTGAGTTGGGATCCAGAGGATGCCAATGTTTACTTGTTCCACTCAGTTCCAACTATGGCTTTAGGAGACTACAACTTAAAGGAAGCAAAGAAGTTAGGTAGAACTCAAGGCTCACATGGCTGTATTAGACTCAGCGTTCCTGATTCACGCTGGCTCATGGAACATGCTCAACCAGGCACTAAAGTAATCATTAAAGACAAATAA
- a CDS encoding NAD(P)H-hydrate dehydratase — translation MTDISEDVLKQVITVRKSDSHKGNYGRILLIGGSENYGGAIIMATEAALNAGAGLIATATHSINLTALHARDPEAMYIDYRDPKLADLIKKMDVVVCGPGLGMSDFAKRILLMLKNNTNEKQIIVLDASALDLIGEDHSLLPLNAGHIIMTPHQMEWQRVSQIKIPYQTDAANIEALASLCPKKNITLVLKSNHTHVYSENGEVMVNPLGNPGMATGGSGDTLSGIIGGFCAQFGAKFETILAAVYIHSLAGDIIYQTNYVVKPTQISKLLPQIMKKYSSLN, via the coding sequence ATGACAGATATTTCTGAAGATGTTTTAAAACAGGTAATTACAGTTAGAAAAAGCGACTCACATAAAGGAAATTATGGTCGCATTCTATTGATTGGAGGTAGTGAAAACTACGGAGGTGCCATTATTATGGCTACTGAAGCAGCTTTGAATGCTGGTGCAGGTCTGATTGCAACAGCGACTCATTCAATCAATTTGACTGCTCTTCATGCGCGTGATCCAGAAGCCATGTATATTGACTATCGTGATCCTAAGCTGGCAGATTTAATTAAAAAGATGGACGTGGTAGTTTGTGGCCCGGGGTTAGGAATGAGTGATTTTGCTAAGCGGATTCTTTTAATGTTAAAGAATAATACTAATGAGAAGCAAATTATCGTGCTTGATGCTAGTGCACTTGACCTAATCGGTGAAGATCATAGTCTTTTACCGCTAAATGCTGGTCATATTATTATGACACCTCATCAGATGGAGTGGCAGCGAGTTAGCCAAATTAAGATTCCTTATCAAACTGACGCTGCTAATATAGAGGCTTTGGCTAGTCTATGTCCCAAAAAGAATATCACCTTAGTTTTAAAGTCCAACCACACGCATGTTTATAGTGAAAACGGCGAAGTGATGGTCAATCCACTTGGTAATCCTGGGATGGCGACTGGCGGCAGCGGCGATACACTCAGCGGAATTATCGGCGGTTTTTGTGCGCAATTTGGAGCAAAATTCGAAACAATTTTGGCTGCTGTTTATATTCATTCACTGGCTGGTGATATAATTTATCAAACTAATTATGTGGTGAAACCAACGCAGATTTCTAAATTACTGCCGCAGATTATGAAGAAATATTCAAGCTTAAATTAA
- a CDS encoding serine hydrolase, whose translation MFFHNRIKKTLISLVAVISLVGVGGAFTSAPVLASQYSENQLNLNVKSAIAVDSQTGQILYAKNEDKDLPIASMTKLITIYLTLEAIKDKRLSWNTTIKPTDAILKVANNSEYSNVPLQKNHTYTIRQLFEATLIESANGAAMCLANAVAGNQKEFVDQMRDKVKSWGIKDAKIYTSCGLPNGNVGADAYPGVSKNIENTLSAKDMAIIGMHLINDYPEVLNTTKLAHEDFKDENKTTKMDNFNWMLKGLSQYDSNLQVDGLKTGTTDKAGACFIGTVSKNGGRIITVVMGARHQDGTDPSRFIETKKLINYIYNSYTPVTFKTGEAITGATTTKVINGDKQSVKIGIDSPVTVWDPKDNKSISASLKYDAIEAPVKKGQVANYYEFKSGKEKLVSISNTKQMTVKAQAMSSTAEVNWFVKVWRWITGEN comes from the coding sequence ATGTTTTTTCATAACAGAATAAAGAAAACTTTGATTAGCCTTGTAGCGGTAATTTCTTTAGTTGGAGTTGGAGGTGCTTTTACTAGCGCCCCTGTTTTAGCGAGTCAGTATAGTGAAAACCAATTAAATTTAAACGTTAAATCGGCAATTGCTGTTGATAGCCAAACTGGACAAATTTTATATGCCAAAAACGAAGATAAGGATTTACCAATTGCTTCCATGACAAAGCTGATTACAATCTATTTGACTTTAGAAGCAATTAAAGACAAACGCCTTTCTTGGAATACAACTATCAAACCTACTGATGCAATTTTAAAGGTGGCTAATAATAGCGAATACTCTAATGTGCCTTTGCAAAAGAATCATACTTATACCATTAGACAACTTTTTGAAGCGACTTTAATCGAGTCAGCTAACGGAGCAGCAATGTGTTTAGCTAATGCAGTGGCAGGGAATCAAAAAGAATTTGTAGATCAAATGCGTGACAAAGTTAAGTCATGGGGAATTAAGGATGCCAAGATTTACACTAGTTGCGGTCTACCTAATGGAAATGTAGGTGCTGATGCTTATCCAGGCGTTTCTAAAAATATCGAAAACACCCTGTCAGCAAAGGATATGGCGATTATTGGGATGCACTTGATTAATGATTATCCAGAAGTATTAAATACTACCAAGCTTGCCCATGAAGATTTTAAAGATGAAAATAAAACCACCAAGATGGATAATTTCAATTGGATGCTTAAAGGTTTATCTCAATATGATTCCAATCTTCAAGTTGATGGTCTAAAGACGGGAACTACTGATAAGGCTGGAGCTTGTTTTATTGGAACTGTTTCTAAAAATGGTGGTCGAATCATCACTGTAGTAATGGGTGCGCGTCACCAAGATGGAACTGATCCTTCAAGATTTATTGAAACCAAAAAGCTCATAAATTATATTTATAACAGCTACACTCCAGTAACTTTTAAAACAGGTGAGGCTATTACGGGTGCCACTACAACTAAGGTAATTAATGGAGATAAGCAAAGTGTAAAAATTGGTATTGATTCTCCTGTTACTGTGTGGGATCCAAAAGACAATAAGTCAATTTCTGCTAGTTTGAAATATGATGCAATTGAGGCTCCTGTTAAAAAGGGGCAAGTTGCCAATTACTATGAATTTAAATCTGGTAAAGAAAAGCTGGTTTCAATTTCAAATACTAAGCAAATGACAGTTAAGGCACAAGCGATGAGCTCAACAGCTGAAGTAAACTGGTTTGTAAAAGTGTGGCGCTGGATTACAGGGGAAAATTAA
- a CDS encoding PspC domain-containing protein has protein sequence MKKQLTKSRDKIVAGVFGGIADYFGLDKAWVRILGAALIIFTGFFPGVLLYIVAAIVMPDAPTRSNTMDGHYRKKD, from the coding sequence ATGAAAAAACAACTAACTAAATCACGGGATAAGATTGTTGCTGGGGTATTTGGCGGAATTGCTGATTATTTTGGCCTAGATAAAGCTTGGGTTAGAATTTTGGGTGCAGCCCTAATTATTTTTACGGGCTTCTTCCCAGGGGTCTTACTTTACATTGTAGCCGCAATCGTGATGCCGGATGCACCAACTCGTTCAAACACAATGGATGGTCATTATCGTAAAAAAGATTAG